GCCCATCGTCGCGCTCGCCCCCGTCTTCACGACCCTGTTCGGCTCGACGACCGAGGTGCCGCGGCAGCTCGTCGTGACCGTCGTCGTCGTGGTGCCGGTGTTCGTCTCGACCGCCCGCGGGCTGCGGCAGGTCCAGCCCGTGCACGCCGACCTCATGACGGCGCTCGCCGCCACCCCGTGGCAGGCGTCGCGGTTCGTGCGGCTGCCCGGCGCCGTCCCGTACATCGTCACCGGCCTGCGCCTGGCCGCCCCGGCCGCGGTGATCGCGTCGATCGTCGCGGAGTACTTCGGCGGCCCGCAGAACGGGCTGGGCAGCCGGATCTCCTCGGCCGCGGCGAACACCGCGTACGCGCGGGCGTGGGCGTTCGTCGTCGCGGCGATCGCGCTCGGCCTGCTGTTCCACGTCGCCGGGCTGCTCCTGGAGCGGCTCGCCACCCGAACCCCCCGGTAGAAGGAGAAACCCGTGTTCCGTCGAAGGTTCCTGGCGGTCGCCGCCGCCGCTCTCGCACTCACGGCCTGCTCGACCGTCGCCGAGCCGGCGGCGCCGGCCGCCGAGGGCGGGCTGACGCCGGTGAAGCTGCAGCTGCAGTGGTTCACCCAGGGGCAGTTCGCGGGCTACCTCGCCGCCGTCGACCAGCGCTTCTACGAGGCGAAGGGCCTCGACGTGGAGATCCTTGAGGGCGGGGTCGACATCGTCCCGCAGACCGTGCTCGCCCAGGGCCAGGCCGACTTCGCGATCGCCTGGGTGCCCAAGGCGCTCGCATCGCGGGAGCAGGGGGCCGGGATCACGAACGTCGCGCAGGTGTTCCAGCGCTCGGGCACCTACCAGGTGTCGTTCGCGGACGCGGGCATCACCTCGCCCGCCGACCTGCGCGGCAAGCGCGTCGGCAACTGGGGCTTCGGCAACGAGTTCGAGCTGTTCGCGGGCATGACCGCGGCCGGGCTCGCCCCGGCCTCCGACGTGAGCCTGGTGCAGCAGCAGTTCGACATGCAGGCCCTGCTCTCGGGCGAGATCGACGCCGCCCAGGCCATGTCCTACAACGAGTACGCGCAGGTCCTGGAGGCGACGAACCCGGCGACGGGCGCGCTCTACCAGCCATCGGACTTCTCGGTGATCAACTGGGAGGACCAGGGCACCGCGATGCTGCAGGACGCGATCTGGGCCAACACCGAGCGCCTCGCCGACCCCGCCTACCAGGACACGACGACGCGGTTCGTCGCCGCGTCGCTGCAGGGCTGGGCGTACTGCCGCGACAACGTCGAGGAGTGCCGCGACATCGTCGTGGCCGCCGGGTCGACGCTCGGCGCGAGCCACCAGCTGTGGCAGATCAACGAGGTCAACAAGCTGATCTGGCCTGCCCCCGCGGGCGCGGGCACGATCGACGCCGCCGCGTGGGCCCGCACCGTCGAGGTGGCCCGCACCGCGGTGAACGCCGACGGCCAGACCGTGATCACGGCCGACCCGGACGCCGACGCCTACACCAACACCTACGTCGAGCAGGCCCTGGAGCAGCTGCGGGGCGAGGGCGTCGACGTGGAGGGCACCTCGTACACGCCGACGGAGGTCACGCTCAACGCCGGCGGCAGCTGACGACCGCCACGACGGGCCGACGGCGTTCACCCACCACTAGGATGGGTGAACGCCGGTCGGGCCGGTCGTGTCCATCCGCTGTCCGCCGCGCGTGATGGCCCGTGCACGGGCGGGTACAGGAACAACGATGAGCCGCCGTCATCTCGGACTCGCACTGCGCGGCGTCGCCGCGCTGGTGTCGCTGGCCGTCCTCGCCACCACCGGGTACGGCTGGTCGGTCTACCGGCAGGTGTCCGACACGCTCGTCACCAGCGAGGCCCTCGGCGACCAGGCCCCCGCCGGGCTGGACTCGGAGTTCACCGCACTGCTGGTGGGGATCGACTCCCGCACCGACGCGTCGGGCGACCCGCTGCCGCCCGCGGTCCTCGCCGAGCTGCGGGCCGGCGAGGACGAGGGCCAGTTCAACACCGACACGATCATCCTGCTGCACGTCCCGGCGGGCTCCGTCGCGAGCGCGTCCGCGGTGTCGATCCCGCGCGACTCCTTCGTCGAGGTCGCGGGCGGGCTGGGCCGGCACAAGGTCAACGCGGCGTACCGGCGCGGGATGGCCGCCGCCGAGGACGCGCTGACGGCGCGGGGGCTGACCGGCCCGGCCCTGGAGCGCGCCACCCGCGAAGCCGGGCGCCGCACGCTCGTCGACACCGTGGAGGCGCTCACCGGCGTCACCGTCGACCACTTCGCCGAGATCAACCTCGCCGGGTTCGTCGAGATCACCGAGGCGATCGGCGGAGTGCCCGTCTGCCTCAACAACGCCGTGAGCGAGCCGCGCTCGGGCGTCGACCTCCCGGCGGGCCCGCAGGTCGTCAGCGGGGGCGACGCCCTCGCGTTCGTCCGCCAGCGCCACGACCTGCCCGACGGCGACCTCGACCGCGTCACCCGCCAGCAGGCCTTCCTGGCCGGGCTCGCGCGCACGGCGCTCGGGACCGGCGCGCTGGCCGACCCGGCACGCGTCGAGGCGCTGGTCGCGACCGTGACCCGCTACGTGGTGCTCGACCGGGGCTGGGACCTCGACCGGCTCGTCGCCCAGCTCCGCCGCGCCTCCGGCGGCGACATCGCCTTCCGCACGATCCCCACCGGGCGGCCCGACCTGGAGACCCCCGTCGACGGGGTGGCCGTCGAGGTCGACCCCGACGCCGTCCGCGCGTTCGTGACCGGCCTGTTCGACCCGGAGACGATCCGCGAGCGGCTGGCCGCACCCCTCGGCGACGACGCCGCCGCCCCCACCACCGTGCGGGGTGTGCCGGTACCGCTGACGACGCAGACGCCCTCCCCCACGACCGCACCCGCGACGACCACCGAGCGCCCGATCACCGCCGCGACCGTGCCCTGCGTGGACTGATTCGACACGCACGACAGACTGTCGCCCGTGGTCGACTCCTTCCCCCGCCGCCAGGCCCGCACCCGCCGCTTCACCCTCGGGGCCCCCCGCGGCCTGACCGTCTCCCCCGACGGCAGGCGCGTCGCGTTCCTGCGCAGCCGCGGCGGCACCGACCCCGTCACCTGCCTGTGGACGCTCGACGCCGCCACCGGCCGGGAGCACCTCGTCGCCGACGCGCGCCTGCTCGGCGAGGACGGCGACCTGCCGCCCGAGGAGCGGGCCCGGCGCGAGCGCAGCCGCGAGCAGGCCGGCGGGATCGTCGGCTACTCCACCGACCGGGCGGTCGCCGTCGCCGCGTTCGCCCTCGCCGGCCAGCTGCACGTCGCCGACCTCGCGGGCGGGGCCCCGCCGCGCGCGCTGCCCTCCCCCGGCGGGGTCATCGACCCGCACCCGGACCCGCTGGGCCGGCGCATCGCCTACGTCAGCGGCGGCGCCCTGCACGTCCACGACCTGGCGTCGGGGTCGACGACGACCGTCGCCCGGCCCGAGGGCCCGGACGTCACCCACGGCCTCGCCGACTTCGTCGCGGCCGAGGAGATGGGCCGGATGCGCGGGTTCTGGTGGTCCCCCGACGGCGACCGGCTCGCCGTCGCGCGCGTCGACAGCACCCCGGTGCAGCGCTGGCACATCGCCGACCCGGAGAACCCCGGCCGCACCCCGGCCGTCGTCGCCTACCCGGCGGCGGGCACGGCCAACGCGGTCGTGACGCTGGAGCTCGTCGGGCTCGACGGCACGCGCGTCCCGGTGCAGCTCGGCGACGACGAGTACCTCGTGCAGGTCTCCTGGAGCGTGCACGGGCTCCTCGTCACCACGGCGCCGCGCGACCAGACCGCGCTGCGGACCGCGCTCGTCGACCCGCTAGGGGGCACCGCGACCCCGCTGCACGAGCAGACCGACCCGGCGTGGGTCGACATCGTCCCCGGCGTGCCCGCGCACACCGCGTCCGGCGCGCTGGTCACCGTCGAGACCCGCGAGGGCGCGCACCGGCTCGTCGTCGACGGGGTGGCGGTGACCCCGCCCGCCGTGCAGGTCCGCGAGGTCGTCGACGTCGACGAGGACGTGGTGCTGTTCCGCGCGAGCACCGACCCGGTGTCGGTGGGCCTGTGGACGTGGGACCGCGACGGGCTCGTCGAGGTCGCGACGGCGCCCGGCGTGCATGCGGGGACCCGCGCCGGCGGCACGACCGTCGTCACGAGCGGTGACCTGAGGTCCGACGGGGCCCGCACCGTCGTCCGCAGCCGGGAGGACGAGTTCACGATCACCTCGTTCGCCGAGGCGCCCGGCCTGGAGCCGGCCGTCGCGCTGTTCGAGGTCGGCGAGCGCAGCCTGCGCACCGCGGTGCTCCTGCCCTCCTGGCACACGCCCGGCACGAAGCTGCCGGTCCTCATGGACCCCTACGGCGGCCCGCACGCCCAGCGCGTCACGGCGCTGCGCGCGGCCCACCTGACCAGCCAGTGGTTCGCCGACCAGGGCTTCGCCGTCGTCGTCGTCGACGGGCGGGGCACGCCGGGTCGCGGGCCGGAGTTCGAACGGGCCGTGCACGGCGACCTCGCGACGCCCGTGCTGGAGGACCAGGTCGACGCCCTGCACGCCGTCGCGGCGTCGCTGCCCGACCTCGACCTCACCCGCGTCGGCATCCGCGGCTGGTCCTTCGGCGGCTACCTCGCCGCGCTGGCGGTGCTGCGCCGCCCCGACGTCTTCCACGCGGCGGTCGCCGGGGCGCCGGTCACCGACTGGGGGCTCTACGACACCCACTACACCGAGCGCTACCTCGGCCACCCCGCCCAGCACCCCGACGCCTACGCGCACTCGTCGCTGATCGCCGACGCGCCGTCGCTCTCGCGCCCGCTGCTCCTGGTGCACGGCCTGGCCGACGACAACGTGGTGGCCGCGCACACGCTGCGGCTGTCCTCCGCGCTGCTGGCCGCGGGGCGGCCGCACACCGTGCTGCCGCTGTCCGGGGTCACCCACATGACCCCGCAGGAGGTCGTCGCCGAGAACCTGCTGCTCCTGCAGGTGCAGTTCCTCCGGACGGCGCTCGGGCTCGACCCGGCGGCCCCGACTCCGCAGAGCTGAACGGTCCGCACGCCGTTCCCCGTAACGGGGGACGCGCGCGGCCCGATGACTCCCCGAGTGCTACGCAGAGTAGGCGGTGCGGGAGGATCCGGGCGTGCGGGACCAACGACAGGATCCGGACTCGACGACCCGTCTCGTCGCGGGCCGGCTCGACACGGCCACGGACAGGCTCCCGGCGCGACGCCCCGCGCCGCCGCGGGAGCCGGACCCCGCACGGGTCCCGGCACCCGCCGACCCGGCCGGTCCCACGGTCGCCGCACCGGTCGTGCCCGCCGGGCGCGCTCCCGTCCCCGCACCCGCCGTGCCGACCGCCCGGGCACCGCAGGTCCCCGCCCCGGCGCGCACCTCCCCGGCGAGCGCCGCGGGTCGGGCCGCCGGACCGCGGGTCGGTGCCCCGCCCGCCCGGTCCGGGGTCCCGGCCGGCGGTCCCCCGGCCCGGCCGGCGGCGGCCCCCGCCGGGCACCCGGCCCGGCCCGAACCCGACCCCGCGGCCCCGGCCCGGCTCCCGGTCCCGGAGATCCCGGCCCAGCGCACCCGCCCGCCCGCGCCGGTGCGGCGCCGACGCCGGCTGCGGCCGGCGCTGCTCGCGGTGGCCGCGGTCGTGGCGGCCGGCGGCGCCACCTGGGGCGTGCTGGCGGTGACCGCGCCCGAGCCGGTGCCCGCCCCCGTCGTCGGGGCACCGGTCGTGCTGGTGCACGCGGCGGCGCTCGACGAGGCCGCGCTGCGCTACCGCGACGTGGTCGTGGCCGAGGCGGACGCGCTGCGCGACCGCACCGCCGAGCTCGTCGCCGCGGTGCGGGCCGGGCGGGTCGCGCTCGCCCAGGACCGCTACCCGCTCGCCCGCGCGCACTGGGAGCGGATCCAGGTCGCGACCGAGGCCGTCACCGGCCCTGACGGCGAGGAGCTCGGCGCCGCGATCGACGGTCAGGGCGTCGGGCTGGAGCCGGGCGAGGAGTTCACCGGGTTCCACCGCCTCGAGCGCGACCTGTGGGCCGACGGCCTGCAGCCCGACACCCGCGCGATCGCCGACCGGCTGCTCGCCGACGTCACCGCGCTCGCCGACGGCGCCCCCGCCCTGCAGCTGACCGGCCACGACCTGTGCACCAGCGCGAAGGAGCTCGTCGACTTCGCCGTGGTCACCGCGCTGTCCGGGCGGGAGAACCGGTTCGCCGGCACCGACGTCGCCGACCTCGCCGCGCGCGTCGAGGGGTCGCGGGCGGCGGTGGAGCCGCTGCGGCCGCTGCTCACCGACGTCGACCCGGCCCTGCTCGCCGCGCTCGACCGCCGCTTCGCCGACGCCGCCGACGTCCTGGACCGCTTCCGCACCGGCGGCACCTACCGCCTGTGGACCGACATGTCGCCCGCCGACCTCAAGGCCGTCGCCGACGTCCTCGACGCGCTCGGCGAACCGGTCAGCCGGGTGGGCGGGACGGTGCTCGTCTGATGCCGCGGATCACCCGACGTACCCTGTTCGGCCTGGCCGGGGCCGGGGCGGCGGCCGCGGCGGGAGCGGGCGCGGTGCTCGCCGCCGACCGGCTCACGCCGCCGGGCTCCGACGCCGTCGTCCCGTTCCGGGGGGCGCGGCAGGCCGGCATCACCACGGCCGCGCAGGACCACCTGTACTTCGTCGCCCTCGACGTCACGACGACCGACCGCGCCGAGCTCGTCGACCTGCTGCAGCGCTGGACGATCGCCGCGGAGCGGCTGACGACCGGGGCCGAGGTCGCGGTCGACGGCGCGATCGGCGGGCACCCCGAGGCCCCGCCGGAGGACACCGGCGAAGCGCTCGGCCTGCCGCCCGCCCACCTGACGCTGACCTTCGGCGTCGGGCCCACCCTGTTCACCCGCGACGGCGTCGACCGCTTCGGGATCGCCGACCGGCGGCCGCCGAAGCTGATCGACCTGCCCCTGTTCGCCGGCGACGCGATCGAGCCGGGCCGCAGCGGCGGCGACCTGTGCATCCAGGCGTGCGCCGACGACCCGCAGGTCGCGGTGCACGCCGTCCGCAACCTCGTCCGGATGGGCTTCGGCACCACTGCGGTGCGCTGGGCCCAGATGGGCTACGGGCGCACCTCGTCGACGGTCGTCGGGCAGGCCACGCCGCGCAACCTGTTCGGCTTCAAGGACGGCACCGCGAACATCACCGCCGAGGACACCGACGGGCTGGCCCGCCACGTCTGGGCGGCCGCCGAGGACGGTCCGGGGTGGATGACCGGCGGCAGCTACCTGGTTGCGCGCCGGATCCGGATGGCGATCGAGCCGTGAGACCGCACGTCGCTGGTCGAGCAGGAGGAGATCGTCGGGCGGCACAAGGGCAGCGGTGCCGCACTGGGCGCCACCGACGAGTTCGCCGAGGTCGACTTCGCCGCGCTGCGCCCCGACGGCGAGCCGGTGGTCGGGATCGACTCGCACGTCCGGCTCGCCCACTCCTCCACCCTGGGCGGGGTGCGGATCCTGCGCCGCGGCTACAACTTCGTCGACGGCGTCGACGCCGAGGGCCACCTCGACGCCGGGCTGTTCTTCATCTGCTTCGTCCGCGACCCCGGGGCCCAGTTCGTGCCGATGCAGCAGGCGCTCTCGACGCGCGACGTGATGATGGAGTACCTGGTGCACACCAGCTCCGCGCTGTTCGCCTGCCCGCCCGGGGTCGGCACCGGCGACCACTGGGGCCGGGGCCTGTTCGCCCGGCCGTGACGGGCGGCCGGCCCGCTCAGTGGTGGTGGGCCGCGATCACGTGGTCGGGGGCGCCCGGGTCCGGCCCGCCGACGCCGTCGGCGGAGCGCCGGTCGCGGCGCCACTCCACGACCGCCACCGCGAGCGCCGCGGCCACCGCGGCCGCCGCCGTGGCGATCGCCGCCGCCACGGCCGCCTGCTGGTCCTGCCCGGACCCGGCGAGCACGGCGTAGAACAGCCCGGCCAGCCCCGCGGTGCCCAGGGCCGAGCCGATGCGCTGCCCGGTCTGCAGCGCGCCCCCGGCCGACCCGGCCATGGTGACGGGCACCGACCGCAGCGTCATCGTGGTGTTCGGGGAGATCACCCAGCCGCCGCCGACGCCCGCGAGCAGCAGCGGGGCGGAGACCGCGATCCCGGCGACCGACGGGTCGACCAGCAGCAGCACCAACGCCGTCGCCCCCAGCCCCGTGACGACCAGGCTCAGCCCGATCACCGTCAGCAGCCGGCCCAGCCGGGCGACGAGCCGTCCGCCGATCACCGCCGACACCGCCGACCCGAGCGCGAACGGCGTGACGGCGAGCCCGGACTGCAGCGGCGTGTAGCCCAGCCCGCTCTGGAAGAACACGGCGAGCACGAGCCAGATCCCGCTGAACCCGACGAAGTAGACGGTGCCGAGCGTCGCCCCGGTGGCGTAGCCCGGGGTGTCGGTGAGCAGCCGCAGGTTGAGCAGCGGCTCGCGGCCGTGCCGCAGCACCCGCCGCTCCCACAGCACGAACCCGGTGACGAGCGCGGCCCCCAGCGGGAACAGCCACCAGAGCCGCTGCAGCCCCCCGGACTCCGCCTCGACCAGCGGCAGCATCAGGGCGAGCACCCCGCCGCCGAGCAGGGCCACGCCGACGAGGTCGATGTGCTCGCGCGGCCCGGGGTCGGTCCGCGGGATGAGGCGGGCGGCGAGCACGAGCGCGACGACCCCGATCGGCAGGTTGACGAAGAAGATCCACCGCCAGCCCTCGGCCTCCCCGGCCAGCGCCAGGATCACACCGCCGACGACCGGCCCCACCGCCGTCGAGATGCCGACGGTGGCGCCGAAGAACCCGAACGCCCGCCCGCGCTCGGCCCCGCGGAACAGCTGCTGGATCAGCGCGGAGTTCTGCGGGGCCAGCGCACCGGCCGCGAGGCCCTGCAGGAGCCGCGCGACGATCAGCAGCTCCGTGGTGGGCGCGGCCCCGGCCAGGCCGCTGAACAGCACGAACGCCGCGAGCGCCCCGAGGAACATGCGACGGCGGCCGAGCGCGTCCCCGAGCCGCCCGGCCGGCACGAGCGCCAGCCCGAACGCGAGCGCGTATCCCGACACGACCCACTGCACGCCCGCCGGGTCGGTGCCCAGCCCGCGCTGGATCGACGGCAGCGCCACCGACACGATGCTCACGTCGAGCAGGCTCATGAACCCGGCGACGAGCGTCACCGAGAGCGCCTTCCAGCGCCGGGGGTCGGGCTGCGGTTCGGTCACCCGCCCTGTCTACCGCCCCACCGGGGCTCTGGCAGGCTGACCGCGCCCACATCACTCCGCACGACTCCGCACGCTCGACACGAGAGGACCACCGTGGCCCAGCAG
This sequence is a window from Pseudonocardia petroleophila. Protein-coding genes within it:
- a CDS encoding ABC transporter permease, translated to MRNWLPPLAFGAGVLVLWQVLVTALAVPSFLLPSPTAIAGQVGAQFGVIVPTASVTGGNALAGLVAGFVLGVALAVLAARSRLVQELATPVVLAASAVPIVALAPVFTTLFGSTTEVPRQLVVTVVVVVPVFVSTARGLRQVQPVHADLMTALAATPWQASRFVRLPGAVPYIVTGLRLAAPAAVIASIVAEYFGGPQNGLGSRISSAAANTAYARAWAFVVAAIALGLLFHVAGLLLERLATRTPR
- a CDS encoding ABC transporter substrate-binding protein, whose product is MFRRRFLAVAAAALALTACSTVAEPAAPAAEGGLTPVKLQLQWFTQGQFAGYLAAVDQRFYEAKGLDVEILEGGVDIVPQTVLAQGQADFAIAWVPKALASREQGAGITNVAQVFQRSGTYQVSFADAGITSPADLRGKRVGNWGFGNEFELFAGMTAAGLAPASDVSLVQQQFDMQALLSGEIDAAQAMSYNEYAQVLEATNPATGALYQPSDFSVINWEDQGTAMLQDAIWANTERLADPAYQDTTTRFVAASLQGWAYCRDNVEECRDIVVAAGSTLGASHQLWQINEVNKLIWPAPAGAGTIDAAAWARTVEVARTAVNADGQTVITADPDADAYTNTYVEQALEQLRGEGVDVEGTSYTPTEVTLNAGGS
- a CDS encoding S9 family peptidase → MVDSFPRRQARTRRFTLGAPRGLTVSPDGRRVAFLRSRGGTDPVTCLWTLDAATGREHLVADARLLGEDGDLPPEERARRERSREQAGGIVGYSTDRAVAVAAFALAGQLHVADLAGGAPPRALPSPGGVIDPHPDPLGRRIAYVSGGALHVHDLASGSTTTVARPEGPDVTHGLADFVAAEEMGRMRGFWWSPDGDRLAVARVDSTPVQRWHIADPENPGRTPAVVAYPAAGTANAVVTLELVGLDGTRVPVQLGDDEYLVQVSWSVHGLLVTTAPRDQTALRTALVDPLGGTATPLHEQTDPAWVDIVPGVPAHTASGALVTVETREGAHRLVVDGVAVTPPAVQVREVVDVDEDVVLFRASTDPVSVGLWTWDRDGLVEVATAPGVHAGTRAGGTTVVTSGDLRSDGARTVVRSREDEFTITSFAEAPGLEPAVALFEVGERSLRTAVLLPSWHTPGTKLPVLMDPYGGPHAQRVTALRAAHLTSQWFADQGFAVVVVDGRGTPGRGPEFERAVHGDLATPVLEDQVDALHAVAASLPDLDLTRVGIRGWSFGGYLAALAVLRRPDVFHAAVAGAPVTDWGLYDTHYTERYLGHPAQHPDAYAHSSLIADAPSLSRPLLLVHGLADDNVVAAHTLRLSSALLAAGRPHTVLPLSGVTHMTPQEVVAENLLLLQVQFLRTALGLDPAAPTPQS
- a CDS encoding LCP family protein; the protein is MSRRHLGLALRGVAALVSLAVLATTGYGWSVYRQVSDTLVTSEALGDQAPAGLDSEFTALLVGIDSRTDASGDPLPPAVLAELRAGEDEGQFNTDTIILLHVPAGSVASASAVSIPRDSFVEVAGGLGRHKVNAAYRRGMAAAEDALTARGLTGPALERATREAGRRTLVDTVEALTGVTVDHFAEINLAGFVEITEAIGGVPVCLNNAVSEPRSGVDLPAGPQVVSGGDALAFVRQRHDLPDGDLDRVTRQQAFLAGLARTALGTGALADPARVEALVATVTRYVVLDRGWDLDRLVAQLRRASGGDIAFRTIPTGRPDLETPVDGVAVEVDPDAVRAFVTGLFDPETIRERLAAPLGDDAAAPTTVRGVPVPLTTQTPSPTTAPATTTERPITAATVPCVD
- a CDS encoding EfeM/EfeO family lipoprotein; amino-acid sequence: MPTARAPQVPAPARTSPASAAGRAAGPRVGAPPARSGVPAGGPPARPAAAPAGHPARPEPDPAAPARLPVPEIPAQRTRPPAPVRRRRRLRPALLAVAAVVAAGGATWGVLAVTAPEPVPAPVVGAPVVLVHAAALDEAALRYRDVVVAEADALRDRTAELVAAVRAGRVALAQDRYPLARAHWERIQVATEAVTGPDGEELGAAIDGQGVGLEPGEEFTGFHRLERDLWADGLQPDTRAIADRLLADVTALADGAPALQLTGHDLCTSAKELVDFAVVTALSGRENRFAGTDVADLAARVEGSRAAVEPLRPLLTDVDPALLAALDRRFADAADVLDRFRTGGTYRLWTDMSPADLKAVADVLDALGEPVSRVGGTVLV
- a CDS encoding MFS transporter, which encodes MSLLDVSIVSVALPSIQRGLGTDPAGVQWVVSGYALAFGLALVPAGRLGDALGRRRMFLGALAAFVLFSGLAGAAPTTELLIVARLLQGLAAGALAPQNSALIQQLFRGAERGRAFGFFGATVGISTAVGPVVGGVILALAGEAEGWRWIFFVNLPIGVVALVLAARLIPRTDPGPREHIDLVGVALLGGGVLALMLPLVEAESGGLQRLWWLFPLGAALVTGFVLWERRVLRHGREPLLNLRLLTDTPGYATGATLGTVYFVGFSGIWLVLAVFFQSGLGYTPLQSGLAVTPFALGSAVSAVIGGRLVARLGRLLTVIGLSLVVTGLGATALVLLLVDPSVAGIAVSAPLLLAGVGGGWVISPNTTMTLRSVPVTMAGSAGGALQTGQRIGSALGTAGLAGLFYAVLAGSGQDQQAAVAAAIATAAAAVAAALAVAVVEWRRDRRSADGVGGPDPGAPDHVIAAHHH